The following is a genomic window from Vitis vinifera cultivar Pinot Noir 40024 chromosome 6, ASM3070453v1.
AGGACAATGATGGAATAAGTTGGAACCAAGGTGGGGTACGGTTGATAACTACCCCATCTCGTTTATATACTTATTATCATTCATGTCCCTATAAAAGATTTAGACAAGGTGGGGTATGGGATACGCCACcttgtttattttcttgtttttatctttaaaataatttaattatattaaaaatagatatgCTTCATATATAagcaaaattttctattattttatgtgttataaaaaggtgaaaataaaaaacttaattaaactatttttaaattttattgtataTAAACCTACCTCaagttttaaatttatcttcattccaaacaatttttttttataaaaatggaaaataagaataagtatttttaaagttcaactaaataaaaatcaaaaaaatttagagattattgtttatatatatataactcagaactttagattctatgaacatcTTTAACCtttagatgacatgaacaacttcgtgTCAttagctcagggctctagatgcatTGATAGGCTACGCATACACAAAGATAAAGTACAAAGAAAttcaacaataacaataacactACCAATGTAACCCAAAACAATACACCAAGCAAAAAGGCCTTTCAAAGAAGTATAGAGCAAAAGCAAAAAGAAGTAAAATAGCAACATTaacagtatatatatatatgggcaAAGTTATATAGGCTAATGTACAAGGATTAAATGCTATAGAACTCCAATCAGGTGACCTGAAAGCGGCGCCCTGTGGGGAATGCCCTTCCTTTTTCTAGAATTAGAAGGTGGGAGTTTGGCCGGTGGGGGCGCCCTTACTCTGAACTTTATTTTTAGCGACGATCTCTTTTCTCCTTCTCCTTTACTTCCCTCTTCTTCACTCTTGTTGCAGGCGTTCACCAAACCTGCATTCCCATTCTCCATTATGCCCGCTACCTGAATTAATTAATCAACAAGAAGGgtcatatataaaattaattaagagaaaataaaagagaaattaattaattaattaacaaacCTTGCATCTTAGTGAACAGAAACGGAAGTTGGTCAAGAGACCTCGACGACAGACTTCACATGCATGAGAGGCATTACCATTACTAGGCTTCACCTGTGTCTTCCGGTCCAGATATACTACTTTACACTTGTTGACCACGTACGACTGAACCCCACTTACATCCAAAAGCTTCTCAACTTCCATCACCTTCACAGCATTATGATATGACGATCGTCGTATCTGCGAATTAATTAACTTTCATCATTAACTAATGTGatattcaaatcaaaattttcattgatagTAATGTAAGAACGTACTTGAATTACGGCATGACCCGAGTGTAGTGAGATTCGGCAGTGGCTGCAAAAGGCGTCGCTTCTGCAGTCGATGCAGAACATGTTGCATTCCTTGTGTGCGGCGTCGGGATGCTTAGTGCAGCCGCTGTAGAACCGAGTAGACAAGAAACTCTCCACCCATGGTGGCACCAACATCGCTGCTGGCGGCTGTATATATCATAATCCCACACAAACCAGATGATTAGGACATCATTAATGGCAGGCGAGTGTTCGAAGTTAGAACAAGACAAAACAACACTTTgattttctttactatttgatTCTTCAATTTTCACAAAAGCCACTAAGTCGGTTACTACTAAGTTTCACTCATACTAAATTTATAAAAGCATGCAAGAAACATGTATTgaatttaaaccaatttttatttttctttcctttttcatctttgttttcTACTTTTCTTGGCATTTACCACCATCCAAACAGACCCTAAAAGTTACGAACATCGTTTTCTTCATAGATTGAGATGTAGAACTTTTACATGGACATGAATAATCAGAATTAGGTTTTGAAATCCTACAAAAACTCAGAAAACGATCATGTATTACCATATCTCAACAtgcagaaaataatttttttcaagacTCTTTTCTTCATTCATCTTCCAAGATTGTGCTCATACAAATATTCTGAGTCAAGACTCAAGAGGACCCACAAAGAACGTATAAAGACAGAAGAAAATTCAGAAAATCGAATGCGTAACCTCGATCTGAATGGCCATCGTCTTCCCAGAAAAATCAATGGGGATGAGAGCTGTACTCAGAAAAGATACAACATCCtaataataacaagaaaacaCCGAGGGAATGAAGATACCTGCAACTGCAAGGCGTTTGGTTCCTTATTCCCTGTCTTCTCCGTGGATTTCACTTTTCAATGTTTTCAGTTCTTGATCCGACTGATTTTATGGAATGACGTGAATCCAGCTGTAAAAAATTGAGAAGTCCAGGAATTTGTTTCCTActatgtttccatttttttaaaagcgcggaattgtaataaaattaattttgagctGGGAGGGAGTTCATAACGTCTCCTTCCTTTTTCCCAAATcaaaatttggggatttttttttttttttttttacttaaattattgAGAAGGCCCATTtcttcaatataattaaatattttcttgaatattaatttcaataatttgttttattcacaaaaaatttaaaaatgaaccgATTCAAGAAAAGCCCATGTTCTAAAGTTTTTCACCTCCTCAATTTGATATGCCACgtcgatttttttattttgttttatcttattttatttattttgtgagaTCCGATTCGATTTCATAAAGGCTGTCCCGTTTAAACCAGACACCTGTCCTCTGCATTGGGCGTTCAACCCACTCATGATACAAAAAGCCCAAATGGAGTGGATTCAAGAATAATTGGGCTGGGGCCCAATCCAGCCGGCCATCGAACTGGTGttggatatgatatttttaaaggaaaattatgttttggagCCTCAACATTTAAACCCAAGACTTAGAAGAAgtgtgaaaattaagaaaaatgatatgaattttttatctttccaaaaacgacttttattgactatgaaaaaaaagtttagaaaaacattaatttaaattttattttttttgtaaacctcaataaaatttaatttaatttagttatttggaaaaaaagatacacattttttcaaaaaaaataaaaataaattattattattatttaaaaatcaaacatcttagaaaatatatatatttaaaattatgtatgtaaaaaataactaaaaatatgtcaaaattattttttttaaatgatatatttttagaatatatttttaaaaaaaattagttttctaaaaataataaatattcagaataattattaaaaaaaaaattaagataaaaaagtttgtcaaaacattatggtagaaaatattcaaaatagttttaaaaggtaTATTgatctcttcatattttatatcaggCTCATCAATTATGTAACTTTTATGGATCAAATCTAAATTTTTGGGCTCAGTTGGATTTAAAACACAATtgtccatatttttaaaatattgggatatgatttttttttttttaaatgtaacattgaaatacaataaatttttcattttattttttgatctttttacaaatcaaacatgaaaataacATAGCAATTGGAAGTCATGGTATAAGATATTTCCCATCTAATCCAATCAAACACAACCTTAAAGTTTTGGTTACATCTAAGTTGGGAAAACCTAACCCACCCAAGTTGTGATATTTTGATCACTTTATTTTCCAagatatttttagtttttttttttaaattaaggcCCAATATCAATCTACCACAAAGTGACTCCCATCTTGTGGTTCACCTTGTAGGCCCATTAT
Proteins encoded in this region:
- the LOC100263681 gene encoding protein RGF1 INDUCIBLE TRANSCRIPTION FACTOR 1, with the protein product MLVPPWVESFLSTRFYSGCTKHPDAAHKECNMFCIDCRSDAFCSHCRISLHSGHAVIQIRRSSYHNAVKVMEVEKLLDVSGVQSYVVNKCKVVYLDRKTQVKPSNGNASHACEVCRRGLLTNFRFCSLRCKVAGIMENGNAGLVNACNKSEEEGSKGEGEKRSSLKIKFRVRAPPPAKLPPSNSRKRKGIPHRAPLSGHLIGVL